A genome region from Flavobacterium sp. CFS9 includes the following:
- a CDS encoding DNA topoisomerase 3 has protein sequence MKVCIAEKPSVAREIASVLGANTKHDGYFEGNGYAVTYTFGHLCTLKEPNDYKPHWKSWDLNNLPMLPEKFETKVVQNSGIEKQFKIVKSLFDKAEVVINCGDAGQEGELIQRWVMNEAHYKGEVQRLWISSLTTEAIKEGFENLKPSENYDNLFYAGFSRAIGDWLLGMNATRLYTVKHGGYKQVLSIGRVQTPTLAMVVDRFKEIENFKPQPYWELQTLYRETLFSYEEGRFLKKEDGELLANKVKESEFEIVSVEKKNGNEYAPKLFDLTGLQVYCNTKFGFSADETLKIVQTLYEQKVVTYPRVDTTFLPNDIYPKVPGILQKLTKYAELTQPLLEKKIKKSPKVFNDKKVTDHHAIIPTGIEAHLQFNQQQVYDIITRRFIAVFYDDCLVANTTVIGKAADVTFRTTGKEILKKGFRIVFEDPNAKEKEADLLPSFVVGEKGPHEPSFLQKETKPPNQFTEATLLRAMETAGKQVDDEDLRELMKENGIGRPSTRANIIETLFKRQYIVRNKKQVLPTLTGIQLIDTIQNELIKSAELTGSWEKQLKDIEKGTYTAGAFIKNMKRMVEALVTEVRSETRHANISHAATVEKPVVKAEKKKAAGILAETCPKCQKATLIKGKSAFGCGNYKSGCDFLLPYTFAEKKISENQYLRLVQKGSTVNIKGFKTEKGTVEGLIRFEENYKLKLEPKKTEPKKAKQETSDSLTCPKCKKGTILKGKTAYGCSEYKSGCDFKVTFDDVRAKLNDQKPTKELVYSILCEFC, from the coding sequence ATGAAGGTCTGTATTGCTGAGAAACCAAGTGTCGCACGTGAAATCGCATCCGTTTTGGGAGCCAATACCAAACACGATGGTTATTTTGAAGGCAATGGTTATGCTGTAACCTACACTTTCGGGCATTTATGTACCTTAAAAGAACCCAACGATTACAAACCGCACTGGAAAAGCTGGGATTTGAACAACTTACCCATGCTTCCTGAGAAATTTGAAACCAAAGTAGTTCAAAATTCAGGAATTGAAAAGCAATTTAAAATCGTAAAAAGTCTGTTCGACAAAGCCGAAGTAGTCATTAACTGCGGGGATGCCGGACAAGAAGGAGAACTCATCCAGCGTTGGGTGATGAATGAGGCACATTACAAAGGCGAAGTGCAGCGCTTATGGATTTCGTCGTTAACTACCGAAGCCATCAAAGAAGGTTTTGAAAATCTGAAACCCTCTGAAAACTACGACAATTTATTCTATGCCGGATTCTCAAGAGCCATTGGCGACTGGTTACTCGGAATGAATGCTACTCGTTTGTATACCGTAAAACATGGCGGTTACAAACAAGTATTGTCTATCGGACGTGTACAAACACCTACATTGGCCATGGTAGTGGACCGATTTAAAGAAATCGAAAACTTCAAACCTCAGCCGTATTGGGAATTACAGACTTTATACCGAGAAACTCTTTTTAGTTATGAAGAAGGACGTTTCCTGAAAAAAGAAGACGGAGAACTTCTGGCCAATAAAGTCAAAGAAAGCGAATTCGAAATTGTTTCGGTTGAAAAAAAGAATGGAAACGAATACGCTCCAAAACTATTTGACTTAACAGGTCTGCAAGTATACTGCAATACCAAGTTTGGATTTTCGGCAGATGAAACGCTTAAAATCGTACAAACTTTATACGAACAAAAAGTAGTCACGTATCCCAGAGTTGATACCACCTTTTTACCAAATGATATTTATCCAAAAGTACCCGGAATTCTGCAAAAATTAACCAAATATGCCGAATTGACCCAACCTCTTTTAGAGAAAAAAATAAAAAAATCGCCAAAGGTTTTCAACGATAAAAAAGTTACAGATCACCATGCGATTATCCCAACCGGAATAGAAGCTCATTTGCAATTCAACCAGCAACAGGTCTATGACATTATTACCAGACGTTTCATCGCTGTATTTTATGATGATTGTCTGGTAGCCAATACCACCGTGATTGGTAAAGCAGCTGACGTAACTTTCAGAACCACCGGAAAAGAAATCTTAAAAAAAGGTTTTCGCATCGTTTTTGAAGATCCAAATGCTAAAGAAAAAGAGGCTGATTTACTGCCAAGTTTTGTGGTGGGAGAAAAAGGTCCGCATGAACCATCTTTTCTGCAAAAAGAAACCAAACCACCCAACCAGTTCACCGAAGCGACTTTACTCCGTGCTATGGAAACTGCCGGAAAACAAGTTGATGATGAAGATTTACGTGAACTCATGAAGGAAAACGGTATCGGTCGTCCGTCAACAAGGGCGAATATTATCGAAACGCTTTTCAAACGTCAGTACATCGTTCGAAACAAAAAACAGGTTTTGCCAACCCTTACTGGAATTCAGCTTATTGATACGATTCAGAACGAACTTATCAAATCGGCTGAGCTAACTGGTTCCTGGGAAAAGCAGCTGAAAGATATTGAGAAAGGAACTTATACTGCCGGAGCTTTTATTAAAAACATGAAACGCATGGTCGAAGCTTTAGTTACCGAAGTACGAAGCGAAACCAGACATGCTAACATTTCACATGCCGCAACGGTTGAAAAACCAGTGGTAAAAGCGGAGAAAAAGAAAGCTGCGGGAATTTTAGCCGAAACCTGTCCGAAATGCCAAAAAGCAACTTTGATAAAAGGAAAATCTGCTTTTGGATGTGGTAACTATAAATCGGGCTGTGATTTTCTGTTGCCTTATACTTTTGCGGAGAAAAAAATATCAGAAAACCAATATTTAAGATTGGTTCAGAAAGGATCTACCGTAAATATAAAGGGGTTTAAAACCGAAAAAGGAACTGTTGAAGGTTTGATTCGCTTTGAAGAAAATTACAAACTTAAATTGGAACCAAAGAAAACCGAACCAAAAAAAGCTAAACAAGAAACATCAGATTCCTTAACGTGTCCGAAATGTAAAAAAGGAACCATCCTCAAAGGAAAAACAGCCTATGGCTGCAGTGAATATAAATCAGGCTGTGATTTTAAAGTTACTTTTGACGATGTCCGAGCCAAATTAAACGATCAGAAACCAACGAAAGAATTAGTGTACTCGATACTTTGTGAATTTTGTTAG
- a CDS encoding APC family permease, translating into MSDSKKNKLQKSLGLSFNIAVLIGGTIGVGILRTPGSIASLLDNYWFIIASWLFGGFYVLLGANSYAELATMLPKAGGSYNYIKRAFGEYAGFLSGWFDFIVNVTPPAFYCIVISEYIIILFPVLSNYSTVMAISLLLAFVLIHLSGVKNGSIIQQITSFLKVICFVALVIACFMYTGTEVPKIETDNSFFQIGLIFGFFKSLQLIIGTYNGWNSVCFFAEENDNPNKNIPKSLYSGVFLVVAIYVLVNAAFFHVLPIETLAKSNLAAADVAKILFGENGAIVVTVISIFSLISILNAFMMIPPRILYGLSRDGFFFKQGTNVNKGGTPIVALLVSSLFSLFLICIGSFEVLFSFAAFISIIVWGLAYLSLLKLRATEPNLPRPYHSFWYPWTTIFAFAASIALLIGFIFSDPKGFAIIVVLTLISYPVFLILRKKK; encoded by the coding sequence ATGTCAGATTCCAAAAAAAATAAATTGCAAAAAAGTCTTGGCTTAAGTTTTAATATTGCTGTATTAATCGGAGGAACGATTGGCGTTGGAATTCTTCGCACACCCGGTAGCATTGCTTCCTTGCTCGATAATTATTGGTTTATTATTGCTTCATGGCTCTTTGGAGGCTTTTATGTTTTGTTAGGAGCCAACTCCTATGCAGAATTGGCTACAATGTTACCCAAAGCAGGAGGTTCTTACAACTATATTAAAAGAGCATTTGGCGAATACGCAGGCTTCCTTTCCGGTTGGTTTGATTTTATTGTCAATGTTACCCCTCCGGCTTTTTATTGCATCGTAATTAGTGAGTATATCATTATTTTGTTTCCTGTACTCTCAAACTATTCTACTGTGATGGCAATTTCATTATTACTTGCTTTTGTACTCATTCATTTAAGTGGTGTAAAAAACGGAAGCATCATTCAGCAAATTACCAGTTTCTTAAAAGTAATCTGTTTTGTAGCCTTGGTCATAGCCTGTTTTATGTACACAGGCACTGAAGTTCCTAAAATTGAAACAGACAATTCTTTCTTTCAAATTGGACTAATCTTTGGCTTTTTCAAATCATTGCAGTTGATCATCGGGACTTATAACGGCTGGAACAGCGTTTGCTTTTTTGCTGAAGAAAACGATAACCCCAACAAAAATATTCCCAAATCATTGTACAGCGGTGTCTTTTTGGTTGTCGCTATTTATGTTTTGGTGAACGCTGCCTTCTTTCATGTTCTGCCAATTGAAACTTTAGCAAAATCAAATTTAGCGGCAGCTGATGTGGCCAAGATTCTGTTTGGAGAAAACGGAGCTATTGTAGTAACGGTAATTTCTATTTTTTCATTAATCAGTATACTCAATGCTTTTATGATGATTCCGCCAAGAATTCTTTACGGATTAAGCCGTGACGGGTTCTTTTTCAAACAAGGGACAAATGTTAATAAGGGCGGTACACCAATCGTAGCGCTTTTAGTTTCATCACTTTTCAGTTTGTTTTTAATTTGTATCGGCTCTTTTGAAGTATTATTCTCTTTCGCAGCCTTTATCTCTATTATCGTTTGGGGATTGGCTTATCTTTCTCTCTTAAAATTAAGAGCTACCGAACCTAATTTACCACGCCCCTACCATTCCTTTTGGTATCCGTGGACTACAATATTTGCCTTTGCAGCCTCAATTGCTTTGTTAATAGGATTTATTTTCAGCGATCCAAAAGGTTTCGCCATAATCGTTGTTCTCACTTTGATTTCGTATCCAGTATTTTTGATTTTGAGAAAGAAAAAGTAA
- a CDS encoding valine--tRNA ligase, translating into MTIPAQFDAKTIESKWYDYWMKNNYFHSEPDHRTPYTIVIPPPNVTGVLHMGHMLNNTIQDVLIRRARLKGFNACWVPGTDHASIATEAKVVQKLKAEGINKNDLTREEFLKHAWEWTDKYGGTILEQLKKLGASCDWERTKFTMDPDMSASVIRSFVDLYNKGLIYRGYRMVNWDPEAKTTLSDEEVIYEEQQGKLFFLKYKIEGSEDFLTIATTRPETIFGDTAICINPNDERFAHLKGKKAIVPICGRVIPIIEDEYVDVEFGTGCLKVTPAHDMNDKTLGEKHNLEIVDIFNEDATLNSFGLHYQGKDRFVVRAEIAKELEEIGALAKTEIHLNKVGTSERTKAVIEPRLSDQWFLKMEELVKPAIESVLETGDIKLHPKRFENTYAHWLNNIRDWNISRQLWWGQQIPAYYYGDGKEDFVVAENIEDALVLAKEKTANNSLTTSDLKQDVDALDTWFSSWLWPMSVFGGIMDPESADYKYYYPTNDLVTGPDILFFWVARMIIAGYEYAGEKPFTNVYLTGLVRDKQRRKMSKSLGNSPDPLDLIDKFSADGVRVGLLLSASAGNDIMFDEELCNQGKAFSNKIWNAFKLIKGWEVSETIPQPESSKVAIEWYEAKLQQTLVDIEDNFEKYRISDSLMAIYKLVWDDFCSWFLEMIKPAYQQPIDKATFDKAIEMLESNLKLLHPFMPFLTEEIWHLLADRTPEEALIVSTWPELKPFNANLISDFESTIEVISGIRTIRKDKNIPFKDAIELKAINSENITTYFDSIVTKLGNISAFEYVTTKVDGALSFRVKSNEYFIPISGNINVEEEIAKLTAELVYTQGFLKSVQAKLSNEKFVAGAPEKVLANEKQKEADALAKIATIEQSIAGLK; encoded by the coding sequence ATGACAATTCCAGCACAATTTGACGCTAAGACGATCGAGAGCAAATGGTATGATTACTGGATGAAGAACAACTATTTTCATTCAGAACCTGATCACAGAACACCGTATACAATTGTAATTCCGCCACCAAACGTCACAGGAGTCCTTCACATGGGGCATATGCTGAACAATACTATTCAGGATGTTTTAATTCGTAGAGCGCGTCTTAAAGGCTTTAACGCCTGCTGGGTTCCGGGAACGGATCATGCTTCTATCGCGACAGAGGCAAAAGTAGTACAGAAATTAAAAGCGGAAGGAATCAACAAGAATGATTTAACCCGTGAGGAATTCCTTAAGCATGCCTGGGAATGGACTGATAAATATGGCGGGACAATCCTTGAACAGCTTAAAAAATTAGGAGCTTCCTGCGATTGGGAAAGAACTAAATTTACAATGGATCCTGATATGTCAGCATCTGTAATTCGCTCGTTTGTAGATTTGTACAATAAAGGATTAATTTACAGAGGATACCGAATGGTAAACTGGGATCCGGAAGCAAAAACAACGCTTTCTGACGAAGAAGTAATCTACGAAGAACAACAAGGGAAATTGTTTTTCTTAAAGTATAAAATTGAAGGTTCGGAAGATTTTCTTACGATCGCAACTACGCGTCCTGAAACTATTTTTGGAGACACTGCAATCTGTATCAACCCGAATGATGAGCGTTTTGCACATTTAAAAGGAAAAAAAGCTATCGTTCCAATCTGTGGAAGAGTTATTCCGATTATTGAAGACGAATATGTAGATGTTGAATTCGGAACCGGATGTTTGAAAGTGACTCCGGCACACGATATGAACGATAAAACGTTAGGAGAGAAGCACAATCTTGAAATCGTTGATATTTTTAATGAAGATGCTACATTAAATAGTTTCGGATTGCATTATCAGGGCAAAGACCGTTTCGTAGTTCGTGCTGAAATCGCAAAAGAGTTAGAAGAAATCGGAGCTTTGGCTAAAACCGAAATCCATTTGAATAAAGTGGGAACTTCTGAAAGAACCAAAGCGGTAATCGAACCAAGATTATCTGATCAATGGTTTTTGAAAATGGAAGAGTTGGTAAAACCGGCAATTGAGTCAGTTTTAGAAACGGGAGACATTAAATTGCACCCAAAACGTTTTGAAAACACTTATGCGCACTGGCTAAATAACATCCGTGATTGGAATATCTCACGTCAATTATGGTGGGGACAGCAAATTCCGGCTTATTATTATGGAGACGGAAAAGAAGATTTCGTAGTAGCAGAAAATATTGAAGATGCTTTAGTTTTAGCTAAAGAGAAAACAGCTAACAACTCGCTTACAACATCTGACTTAAAACAGGATGTTGACGCTCTAGATACCTGGTTTTCTTCCTGGTTATGGCCAATGTCAGTTTTTGGTGGAATAATGGATCCGGAAAGTGCAGATTATAAATATTACTATCCAACAAATGACTTGGTAACAGGTCCGGATATTTTATTTTTCTGGGTAGCCAGAATGATCATTGCAGGTTATGAGTACGCAGGCGAAAAACCATTTACGAATGTGTATTTAACCGGTTTAGTTCGTGATAAACAACGTCGTAAAATGTCTAAATCGCTAGGAAATTCACCAGATCCTTTAGATTTAATCGATAAATTTAGTGCAGACGGAGTTCGTGTAGGATTGCTTTTGAGTGCTTCTGCCGGAAACGATATTATGTTTGATGAAGAATTGTGTAATCAGGGGAAAGCATTTTCGAATAAAATCTGGAATGCCTTTAAATTGATTAAGGGATGGGAAGTTTCTGAAACTATTCCACAGCCGGAATCTTCAAAAGTAGCCATCGAATGGTATGAAGCAAAATTACAGCAAACTTTAGTTGATATTGAGGATAACTTCGAAAAATACAGAATTTCAGATTCATTGATGGCCATTTACAAATTGGTTTGGGATGACTTCTGTTCATGGTTCTTAGAAATGATTAAACCGGCCTATCAGCAGCCAATTGATAAGGCGACGTTTGATAAAGCGATCGAAATGTTAGAAAGTAATCTGAAATTGCTACATCCGTTTATGCCTTTCTTAACCGAAGAAATTTGGCATTTACTTGCTGACAGAACTCCGGAAGAAGCTTTAATCGTTTCGACCTGGCCGGAATTAAAACCTTTCAATGCTAATTTAATTTCAGATTTTGAAAGTACTATTGAAGTGATTTCAGGAATCAGAACGATTCGTAAGGATAAAAATATTCCGTTTAAAGATGCTATTGAATTAAAAGCCATCAACAGTGAGAATATCACGACGTATTTTGACTCTATTGTTACGAAGTTAGGGAACATTTCAGCTTTTGAATATGTTACCACTAAAGTGGACGGAGCATTGTCTTTCCGCGTAAAATCAAATGAGTATTTCATTCCGATTTCAGGAAACATCAATGTCGAAGAAGAAATCGCTAAACTGACTGCAGAGTTGGTATACACCCAAGGTTTCTTAAAATCGGTTCAGGCAAAATTATCTAACGAAAAATTTGTTGCCGGAGCACCTGAGAAAGTTTTGGCTAATGAAAAGCAAAAAGAAGCTGATGCATTAGCAAAAATCGCTACAATCGAGCAGAGTATTGCTGGTTTGAAATAA
- a CDS encoding DUF6265 family protein, translating to MFQKITLSVLLIAAVSCQKKNSVEKDKIKVADWLIGNWENKSADGVLTENWQKLNDSTFSGASYFIKEKDTIHFENIVLSQKEETLTYFATVKGQNDDKPVAFQSIAESDKQLVFENPKHDYPQKITYTKGANNTLTAEISGNLNGKPSSEKFVMTKKK from the coding sequence ATGTTTCAAAAAATTACCCTTTCAGTACTTTTAATTGCCGCTGTTTCCTGTCAGAAGAAAAACTCGGTTGAGAAAGATAAAATCAAAGTTGCAGACTGGTTAATCGGAAACTGGGAAAATAAATCTGCAGACGGTGTTCTGACTGAAAACTGGCAAAAACTAAATGACAGTACTTTTAGTGGGGCTTCTTATTTTATTAAAGAAAAAGATACCATTCATTTCGAAAACATCGTATTATCTCAAAAAGAAGAAACTTTAACTTATTTTGCTACCGTAAAAGGTCAGAATGATGATAAACCGGTCGCTTTTCAATCAATTGCTGAATCAGACAAACAATTAGTTTTTGAAAATCCTAAACACGATTATCCACAAAAAATAACGTATACAAAAGGAGCGAACAATACTTTAACTGCTGAGATTTCCGGAAATTTAAACGGAAAACCAAGTTCGGAGAAATTTGTGATGACGAAGAAAAAATAA
- a CDS encoding MFS transporter, whose product MILPFLKKLQHSPKGFRLANTVFFFLSGFGYSSWVSRIPHIQAQLHLSEAEFGAVLFAFPIGLMLTMPFTGMLLNKYSSRYVMLLGAIMFNIALALPGLAAFVWQLVVILLIFGASRNIFNLSINAQSLEVQKLYPKSIITRFHAVWSIAVFSGAGLGYVMVTQHIAPIHHLLGVSVFMMALTACFYPMSIHNEPVPVKKKFFSMPEKNLVKFALICFVSMACENTMYDWSGIYFKNILKASPKLTSAAFVFFATAVTLGRLFGDYGVMKFGTKRILFYSGVLITSGFAICFALPYAYSTIFGYVLIGFGVSCVVPLVFSIAGRSSKLSSGSALTSISTIGYLGFLLVPPMVGFISDYLSMKWAFLVMALLGVLMIFMVNKIGEEE is encoded by the coding sequence ATGATTTTACCTTTTTTGAAAAAACTGCAGCATTCTCCTAAGGGATTCCGTTTGGCCAATACTGTATTTTTTTTCCTTTCGGGATTTGGATATTCTTCCTGGGTTTCCCGTATTCCACATATACAAGCGCAATTGCATCTGTCTGAAGCTGAGTTTGGAGCTGTTTTATTCGCCTTTCCGATTGGCCTGATGCTGACCATGCCTTTTACAGGGATGCTGTTAAATAAATACAGCAGCCGTTATGTTATGTTGTTGGGAGCCATCATGTTTAATATTGCTCTGGCATTACCAGGTTTAGCAGCTTTTGTATGGCAGTTGGTGGTCATACTTTTAATTTTTGGAGCTTCAAGAAATATTTTCAATTTATCGATTAATGCACAATCACTGGAGGTGCAGAAATTGTATCCAAAATCAATAATAACGCGTTTTCATGCCGTTTGGAGTATAGCCGTTTTTTCGGGAGCAGGTTTGGGTTATGTAATGGTGACACAACATATTGCACCGATTCATCATTTACTCGGGGTAAGTGTTTTTATGATGGCGCTTACAGCTTGTTTTTATCCGATGAGTATTCACAATGAGCCTGTACCGGTTAAAAAGAAGTTCTTTTCGATGCCCGAAAAAAATCTGGTCAAGTTTGCCCTGATCTGTTTTGTGTCTATGGCTTGTGAAAATACCATGTACGATTGGAGTGGTATTTATTTCAAAAACATACTAAAAGCTTCTCCAAAACTAACCAGCGCCGCCTTTGTGTTTTTTGCAACAGCAGTAACCTTAGGACGTCTGTTTGGGGATTATGGCGTAATGAAATTTGGTACAAAACGAATTCTGTTTTACAGCGGGGTTTTAATCACATCGGGCTTTGCAATTTGTTTTGCCCTGCCGTATGCTTATTCAACAATTTTTGGTTATGTCCTGATTGGATTTGGAGTTTCCTGTGTGGTTCCCCTTGTATTTAGTATTGCCGGAAGATCATCCAAATTAAGTAGTGGTTCAGCTTTAACCTCTATCTCTACTATTGGTTATCTTGGATTTTTATTGGTTCCGCCTATGGTGGGTTTTATCTCTGATTATTTAAGCATGAAATGGGCATTTTTAGTAATGGCACTTTTGGGAGTATTGATGATTTTTATGGTCAATAAGATCGGGGAGGAGGAGTGA
- a CDS encoding TonB-dependent siderophore receptor encodes MKYNLLLALSFISFASYSQNYSSDEAASTANDTVKNKKGEILNEVLIKTNREPKPVTAVRSGLKPMDNPQSIQVISSDVIEQQQAIRLSEVIKNANGVYVSSARGGAQESFFSRGYDMSANNMFKNGFRYNSGSIPDVSGLEKVEFLKGGSALLFGNVAPGGILNLVTKTPSFKSGGEVSMQIGSYAFYKPAFDFYGPLSKSIAFRINGSYENSESFRDVVKNERVYVNPSLLFIINPKTQITVQGDYLTADWTPDFGTGLIGKQILDLPRNAFYGSLWSNGTTKSASASVLLNHDFNKNWKLNFNSSYQTYDRGQKSTAQMSGLDDTKLYPIPGFWNRGLTQTKNLEQILGDQLSLQGNFNTGSVKHQIYTGVDWENSFATGYTFAFNEKKFVTSKNPDGSPKTYDPNIYDTINLFNFDPSTQRNDIPNARATQIAKTETNRFGAYFQDLISVTEKIKVLAGIRWSWQEGEATTYKETYDTAKETQTVAPKNAKAEVGSKKLDNAFSPKVGLIYQPTKSMSLFASYSNSFTPNTGFTVDGQTIEASIIDQYEAGIKKEFFDGLLSTNLTVYQISNSNLAQTAPFLADGVTENVNSNIKVLGGATKSKGIEIDVTATPVEGLNIIAGYSYNDMRYTKTSGTSGSFVAGDQVVRTPKNTANLSFFYKVPEGIFKGVSFGAIANYIGNRLGGWNDDYLWTAVKPTPTNPKPNPAYIVTIRDRDIPIEGYTTIDASIGYEWRKFSVLCKLSNITNELNYTVHENYSINPIAPRQVMTSLKYKF; translated from the coding sequence ATGAAATATAATTTACTACTTGCATTATCCTTTATAAGTTTTGCTTCTTACAGTCAGAACTATTCAAGTGATGAGGCAGCCTCAACTGCCAATGACACGGTAAAAAACAAAAAAGGAGAAATACTAAATGAAGTATTAATCAAAACCAATAGAGAGCCTAAACCGGTTACTGCTGTTCGTTCAGGATTAAAACCAATGGACAATCCGCAAAGTATACAGGTTATTAGTTCTGATGTAATCGAACAACAACAAGCCATTCGTTTAAGTGAAGTTATTAAAAATGCTAATGGTGTTTATGTAAGTTCTGCTCGTGGTGGTGCACAGGAGTCTTTTTTCTCAAGAGGATATGACATGTCTGCCAACAATATGTTTAAAAACGGATTTCGTTACAATTCAGGTTCCATTCCTGATGTTTCCGGTCTGGAAAAAGTTGAATTCTTAAAAGGAGGTTCGGCTTTATTGTTCGGAAACGTTGCACCGGGAGGTATCTTAAACCTGGTAACCAAAACGCCTTCATTTAAATCAGGCGGTGAGGTATCGATGCAAATTGGAAGTTATGCGTTCTATAAACCTGCTTTCGATTTTTATGGTCCTCTTAGCAAGTCAATTGCTTTCAGAATAAACGGTTCTTACGAGAACTCTGAAAGCTTTAGAGATGTAGTAAAAAACGAACGTGTATACGTAAACCCGTCTTTACTTTTTATCATTAATCCAAAAACACAAATTACGGTACAAGGAGATTATTTAACAGCAGACTGGACTCCTGATTTTGGAACAGGACTTATCGGAAAACAAATTCTTGACCTGCCTCGTAATGCATTCTACGGATCACTTTGGTCTAATGGTACTACAAAATCAGCGAGTGCTTCGGTTTTATTAAACCATGATTTCAATAAAAACTGGAAACTTAACTTCAATAGTTCTTACCAAACCTATGATAGAGGTCAAAAATCGACTGCTCAAATGTCAGGTTTAGATGACACTAAATTATACCCAATTCCTGGCTTCTGGAACAGAGGATTGACTCAAACTAAAAACCTGGAGCAAATATTGGGAGACCAATTAAGCCTACAAGGAAATTTCAATACCGGATCAGTAAAACATCAAATATACACAGGTGTTGATTGGGAAAACTCTTTTGCAACGGGATACACTTTTGCTTTTAACGAAAAGAAATTTGTAACAAGCAAAAACCCTGACGGAAGTCCAAAAACATACGATCCAAATATTTACGATACTATCAATCTTTTCAACTTTGATCCTTCAACGCAAAGAAATGATATTCCTAATGCCAGAGCGACTCAAATTGCAAAAACAGAAACCAATCGTTTTGGTGCCTACTTTCAGGATTTAATTTCGGTTACAGAAAAAATCAAAGTATTAGCCGGTATCCGTTGGTCTTGGCAAGAAGGTGAAGCTACTACTTATAAAGAAACTTACGACACCGCTAAGGAAACTCAGACTGTCGCTCCAAAAAATGCAAAAGCTGAAGTTGGTTCTAAAAAGTTAGACAATGCTTTCTCTCCAAAAGTAGGCCTTATCTACCAACCAACAAAAAGCATGTCATTATTCGCCAGCTACTCGAACTCGTTTACACCAAATACCGGGTTTACTGTTGATGGACAAACTATCGAAGCATCGATCATTGACCAATACGAGGCAGGTATTAAAAAAGAATTCTTTGATGGTTTGCTAAGCACGAACTTAACGGTTTACCAAATCTCAAACAGCAATTTAGCTCAAACTGCACCATTCCTAGCGGACGGTGTTACTGAAAATGTGAATTCAAACATTAAAGTACTAGGTGGAGCTACTAAAAGTAAAGGAATTGAAATTGACGTTACTGCAACACCTGTTGAAGGACTTAATATTATTGCCGGTTATAGCTATAATGATATGCGTTATACTAAAACTTCCGGAACAAGTGGAAGTTTTGTAGCAGGAGATCAGGTGGTGAGAACACCAAAAAATACAGCCAACCTAAGCTTCTTCTATAAGGTACCGGAAGGAATATTTAAAGGAGTTTCATTTGGAGCAATCGCTAACTATATTGGTAACCGTTTAGGAGGTTGGAACGATGATTATCTATGGACAGCTGTTAAACCTACTCCTACCAATCCAAAACCAAATCCTGCTTATATTGTTACAATAAGAGACAGAGATATTCCGATTGAAGGTTACACTACTATTGATGCTTCTATAGGTTACGAGTGGAGAAAATTCTCAGTTCTATGTAAATTATCTAATATTACAAACGAATTGAACTATACTGTTCACGAAAATTACAGTATTAACCCAATTGCACCTCGTCAGGTTATGACAAGCTTAAAATATAAATTCTAA
- a CDS encoding GyrI-like domain-containing protein — protein sequence MSKLDLTKTDKVYYTAKINPKIVYIEKTNYISITGKGDPSGQEFSENIQAMYATAYAIKFMQKAVNNDFVVPKLEALWSFDAEKYKDISMDEAPLKIPRSEWDYRIMIRMPDFVTKEQTEEAIQNTATKKQIERAKSIEFYEMAEGKVIQVLHIGPFENEPQTLKKIQEFSTTHQLQQNGLHHEIYLSDFRKTASEKLRTILREPVK from the coding sequence ATGAGCAAACTAGATTTAACAAAAACCGATAAAGTATACTACACTGCTAAAATTAATCCCAAAATAGTGTACATTGAAAAAACAAATTACATATCGATTACAGGAAAAGGTGATCCTTCGGGACAAGAATTCTCAGAAAACATACAGGCCATGTATGCCACTGCTTATGCCATTAAATTCATGCAGAAAGCCGTAAATAATGATTTTGTTGTTCCCAAACTGGAAGCCTTATGGAGTTTTGATGCTGAAAAATACAAAGACATTTCTATGGATGAAGCTCCGCTAAAAATACCCCGAAGTGAATGGGATTACAGAATTATGATCAGAATGCCGGATTTCGTAACTAAAGAACAAACAGAAGAAGCCATTCAAAATACTGCCACTAAAAAACAAATAGAACGCGCGAAATCAATTGAATTCTATGAAATGGCTGAAGGCAAAGTGATACAGGTTCTTCATATCGGGCCTTTTGAAAATGAACCGCAAACGCTGAAAAAAATACAGGAGTTTTCTACAACACACCAACTGCAACAAAATGGTCTACACCATGAAATTTATTTATCAGACTTTCGAAAAACAGCTTCTGAGAAATTGAGAACAATACTTAGAGAACCTGTAAAATAG